ATCGCCCGAAACATCCTGTAACAATTTCGACGCTTGAATCGCTTTCCCGGGCCGGGGGGAACCCCCCTGTTTCCCCTTCTCGGTCGCTTTCCGGAACGCCTTGCTTTCAAGCAACGTTAGTAACGTCGCAAGGACCCAGACGGAGGACCGGCTGGGACACCTCGGTAAAGCGGGCGAAGCCAGATGAAAAGACTAGATATCCTGGATGGATTTCGGGGTTATTTCCTCGTTTTCATGATGGTCAACCACCTGACACTGCAAGGTGGGTCGATCATAAGCGTGTTGAACCATTCTTCCCTTGGATATGTTCAGGATGCCCAGGGGTTTGTTTTCATCTCCGGGTTGATCGTTGGGCTCTATTACGCCAAAGGCTATCTCAAGGGACGCAGCCTCGAGATGGACACCAAGATCTATGCCCGGGCCGGGCTGCTCTATCGCTACAGCCTTGTGCTGCTGGGATTGCTGTTTGTGCTGCCCTTGGTGTTTCCGACCTTCGCCGCGCCCTGGGAACGCTTCTATGCCGATTTTTTCCGCGATCCTTTGACCATCGGCATGGGGGCGCTGATCTTGCTCTACCAGCCGACCTATATGGATATTCTGCCCCAATACATCTTGTACCTGCTGCTAACGCCCTTTCTCATCCGCCTCGCCCTTAACGGCAAAGGGGTTCAGGTGCTGGGCGGCAGCATCGCGGTCTGGCTGCTGACCCAGATCGGCGCCCATACCCTGCTGATCACTGCCATCGAGGAGGCCGGCCAGAGCGTCGCCCCCGATTTCATCACCCGCGCCGGCTTCAATCCCATGGGCTGGCAGTTGCTCTTCGTCTCCGGTCTGGTCATCGGCGCCGGACTGACCAAGGGGACCTTGAAGATCGGCGACTGGTTCGACGCCTCGCGCCCCGGCCCCGCCCTGACCTCGCTGGCCCTTGTCGTCTATTTCATGGTGATGCGCCTAGGCTTCACCTTCGACTACCTGCCCGACCACGTGGTCCAGGCCTTCCGGATGCTCGACCACCGGACCACCTTCAGCCTGATCTATCCGATCAACTTTTTAGCCCTGGGCTATCTGGTGACCTGGCTGATCATCTGCGGCCCCCACGCGGCCTCGCCGATCGTGCAAAAAGCCGGCTGGGTGCTCAAAGGCTTGTTCATGATGGAGTTCCTGCGCTTCCTTGGCCGCCATTCGCTGCAGGTCTACGCCTTCCATCTGGTCCTGGTCTTCGCCATGTATTTCGTTGATTTCTATACGGAGGAGTTCAACGAGGTCGCCAAGACCGGCATCGTGCTGTCGGGCGTCGCCCTGCTCGCCGTTCCGGCTTGGCTGCATGAGCAAAAGCAAAAGGCCAAAACTGCCCAAAGGGCCGCCGCCCGCACCTGACCCGTCGAGGCCCATCTCGGGCCCCATCGAAAAAGCTCAAAAAAAGACGCGGAGGGGAGAGCCTCCGCGTCTTCTGCTTTGACCGGCCGTCCAACCGGGACGGCTGGTGGCAGGCGGTTACGCCGGAAGGGCGCTGCGGGTGTCCTCGACGCCCAGGGCCTTGCGCCAGCCCGGATAGATCTGGTCGGCGTCGCCGGGGAAGGACTCGAAGGCGCGGGCCAGTTCCTTGTGCTCGCGGGCATAGTCCAGAACCGGAACCCCGTCCCGCCAGGCTTGCCAGGCTTGACGCAACGACCGCGCCCCGGCCACCGGGCCGTCGATATGGCCGAAGGCGCCGCCGCCGGCGGTCAAGATGACATTGGCATTACCCAGGTTCTCGAAGAAGCCGGGCATGCGCAGGGCGTTCATGCCGCCGCTGATGATCGGCGTACAAGCCTTCATGCCGCCCCAGGATTGACGGTAGAACGGCCCCTGGGCCTCGTCCTGGGTCAGCATATAGGCGATGGCGCGGTCGCTGGACTCGCCTTCCATCTTGCCAAAGCCCATGGTGCCGGTGTGGATGCCGCTGGCGCCCTGCAGGCGGGCCATCTTGCAATGGACGAAGGCGGTATAGCCGCGCTTGGACTGGGGCGAGGTGACGGCGCCGTGGCCAGCCCGGTGATAATGCAAGAAGTTATCGGGGAAGCGGCGGCGCGCCGTGGTGATCGCCGCGGCGCCGGCGACATAGCCGTCGACCAGCAAGGCGACATGCGAGGCGTTCTCGCCGAAGGTCTCCAGCACATACTCGCCACGGGCGATGATCTCGAAGGGATCGTCGGCGGTGATATTGGCCGAGAACAGCTTGGCCTCGCCGGTCTCGTCCTGGGCCCGCCTCATGGCGTCGGCGACCAGGGCGATGGTGTCGCGCAAGGGGGCGAAGGGCTGATTGCCCTGGGGCTCGTCGTTCTTGATGAAGTCGCCGCCCAGCCAGAAGGCGTGGCAGGCCTCGGCGAAGGGCTTGGGACGCAGGCCGAGCTTCGGCTTGATGATCGTGCCGACGACCAGACCGCCGTCGACCTCGGGCCGCCCCAGCACTTTCCACAGGGCCGAGATATTGACGCTCGGGCCATCAAACAGGGCGCGATAAGCCTCGGGCACATAGAAATCGTGCATCTTGGCGTATTCCACGTCGCCCATACCCTGGTTGTTTCCCATGGTGAGCGTCAGGAACGAGGCGATCATCGCCTTGCCGTCGGTGATGTTGCGGTCGAACAAAGCCACCGGATAGGCGATCTTGGTCAGCTCGCGGGCCTCGTCCACCTCATAGACCAGGGCGTCGACGCCCCGGGTGAAATCGTCGGTGGTGCAGACCTCGACGTTGGTGCCCGTCGAACTCTCGGCGGCGAAATGCGCCGCGGTCGCCACATAGCCATATCCGGCCTTGGGCTTCATGATATAGGCACAAAGCACATGCTCGCCGCCGGCGATCAGATCCTCTTCCTTGAGCGCCAGATTGACGTAACGAGATGACTGGTCCATCGGTGGACTCTCCCTAGATGTTCGATGGGGGGCACTGTACCCCCATCGATCCATAAGCCATAATTTATTGTTTTAGACTTCCCCATAAGTAAAAGATTATACGACTTTCCGTTGTCCGCGCTTTTCAGCCGCTGACATGACGGTTGCGGCGCGGCGGCAGGGTGCGGATGGCGTCGCTCAACAGGTCCTCGCCGCGCGCCTTGAGAAAGGCCACCATCGCCTCGGCCACCGGCAGCAGGTGCTTGCCCTCGCGGATCACCACATACCAGTCGCGCTGGATCGGCAGCCCTTCCACATCAAGGATCACCAGCCGGCCGACCGAAAGCTCCAGGCTCATGGTGTTGCGCGACAGCAGGCTGATGCCCATGCCGGCCATCACCGCCTGCTTGATGGTCTCATTGCTCGACATCTCGATCATGCGGTGGGGCAGCACCCCATGGTCGGTCATCAGCTTTTCCATAAGGATGCGCGTGCCCGACCCCGGCTCGCGCATCAGAAAGGTTTCCCCCGACAGATCGTGGAACGTCAGCTTGCGCCGCACCAGCGGATGATCCGACGCCGCGACCATCACCATCGGATTGGGGGCGAAGCGTTCGGCGCGCACCGCCGGCTCGGTCGGCGGCCGGCCCATGATGAACAGGTCCAGGGCGTTTTCCTGGATCATCCCCAGGATCTGCTCGCGATTGGCCACCGTCAGCCCCAGTTCAACACCGGGATAGCCGGCGGTGAACACCGAGAGCAGGCGGGGGGCGAAGTATTTGGCGGTGCTGACCACGCCGATGCGCAACGCCCCGGCGCGCTTGCCCTTCAGGGCGTCCATCGCCTTGTCGGCATCGGTCACCGCCGCCAGAATGGTCCGCACATGCCCGAGAAGAATGGTTCCGGCCTGGGTGAGCAGCAGCACCCGACCCATCTGCTCAAACAGCGGCAAGCCGGCCAGGGCCTCGATCTGCTTGATTTGCAACGACACCGCCGGCTGGGTCAGCCCCAGTTCCCGGGCGGCGTTGGAGAAGCTGAGGTGGCGGGCGACGGCGTCGAAAATCTGCATCTGCCGCAAGGTGGCGTGGCGCATGGCGGATCATTCCCCTGCCGATTGGCCTATAAGGTTTAGCTTATAGACTATGCCATAATAACTTTGTTGTGTTTATGTGTCCGTCCCGCCAGAATTTCCATGGTGGATTTAGGGGTTCACAAGGCCCCAACCCCTCCCACCCATCAGGAGACGCCGTCATGACCCGCGCCATCCGTATCGCGCCAAGCTTGTTGTCCGCGGATTTCGCCTTTCTCGGCCGCGATGCCCAAGCCATGGCCGACGGCGGAGCCGATATTTTGCACTTCGACGTCATGGACAACCACTATGTGCCCAACCTGACGGTGGGCCCGCTGGTCTGTGCCGCCCTGCGTCCGCATACCTCCTTGCCGATCGATGTCCACCTGATGACGCGGCCGGTCGATCCGCTGATCGATTCCTTCGCCGAGGCCGGGGCCGATATGATCACCTTCCACCCGGAAGCCAGCGATCACGTCCACCGCAGCGTTCAGATGATTCGCAAGCGCGGGCTGAAGGCCGGGGTGGCGCTTAATCCGGCCTCGCCGCTCAGCCTGCTCGACCACATCCTCGAAGACCTCGACTTGGTGCTGATCATGTCGGTCAACCCGGGGTTCGGCGGCCAGAGCTTCATTCCCTCGGCCCTGCCCAAGATCGCCGCCCTGCGCAAACGGATCGACGACGCCGGCTTGCCGGTGGCGATCGAAGTCGACGGCGGGGTCAATCCCGCCAATGCCCGGGCGCTCGGCGCCGCCGGGGCCGATATCCTGGTGGCCGGTTCGGCCATCTTCGGAGCGAGTGACCGGGCCAAGGCCATCGCCTCCATCCGGGGCGCCGCGGAAAGTGGATTAGGTCAGGAAGCCGCATAAATGTCCGTTCTGTCACAGGACCGTCCGCGCGAAAGGCCTCCCATGCTCGCCACCGATCGCACCACGCTTGCGCAGTTCCTTGTCGAGGAATGCCGGGGCCGCGCCGGCGATGATTCCGAGCTTCTTGGTTTGTTGCTCGACGTCGCCCAGGCCTGCAAGACCATCTCGAAGATGACGGCGATGGGCTCGCTCGCCGGGGTTCATGGCTATAACGGCGATGTCAATCCCCAGGGCGAGAATCAGGCGCGGCTCGACCTGATGTCCAATCAGGCCTTCGTCCGCGCCACCGAACGCACCGGCCATGCCGCCGGTCTGGCCAGCGAGGAGATGGAAGAGGTTCTGGGCTTCCCCGAGTCCTACGCCCGGGGCACCTTGCTGCTGGTCTTCGATCCCCTCGACGGATCGTCCAACATCGATATCAACGGCACCGTCGGCTCGATCTTTTCGATCCTGCCGATGCCCCGCCCCGGCGAAGCCCCGCAGACCGCCGACTTCCTGCAATCGGGCCGCCAGCAGGTGGCCGCCGGCTATGCCCTTTATGGCCCCTCGACCATGTTCGTGCTGACCATCGGCTCGGGCGTTCACGGCTTCACCCTCGATCCGCTGCTTGGCGATTTCATTCTGACCCACCCGTCGATGACGGTGATCCCCGAAAGCGGCGAATTCGCCATCAACAGCTCGAACAGCCGCTTCTGGGAACCGCCGATCCGCGCCTATGTCGATGAATTGCTGGCCGGGCGCTCGGGTCCGCGGTCCAAGGATTACAACATGCGCTGGATCGCCGCCCTGGTGGCCGATGTCCACCGCATCTTGCTGCGCGGCGGCATCTATCTGTATCCCCGCGACACCAAGACCCCCGATCTGGCCGGGCGCCTGCGCCTGCTCTATGAAGCCGCCCCGGTGGCCTTTTTGATGGAACAGGCTGGCGGCCGCTGCACCACCGGCACGCGGACCATGCTCGACCTCGTGCCCGGGTCCTTGCACGAACGCGTACCGCTGATCTTCGGGTCGGCCGTGGAAGTGGAGCGGGTCGAGACCCTTTACCGCGAGCCGCAACGCCGGGAATTCGCCACGCCGTTGTTCAATCAGCGCGGCTTGTTCCGCGACTAAAGCGGCGTACCGCCGACCGGGGACGTCGGCGCTTACACCATCGTCACCAAAAAAGCGGCAGAGCGGTCAGATCACCACCGCTCGACAGGGGGAAGCACGAGTATGTCGGTTAAGCATCCGATCATCGCCATCACCGGATCCTCGGGCGCGGGAACCACGTCGGTGACCCGCACTTTTGAGCAGATCTTCCGTCGCGAAGGGGTCAACGCGGCGGTCGTCGAAGGCGACAGTTTCCACCGCAATGATCGCAAGGCCATGAAGATCGCCATGGCCGAGGCGCAGAAGGCGGGCAACGCCAATTTCAGCCACTTCGGCCCGGAAGCCAATCTGTTCGAGGAGCTTGAAACGCTGTTTCGCACCTATGGCGAAACCGGCGGCGGCCGGCGACGGCTGTATCTGCACAACGACGAGGAGGCCGCCCCCTTCGCCCAGGAGCCCGGCACCTTCACGCCCTGGGAAGACCTGCCCGAAAGCGATCTGCTGTTCTACGAGGGCCTGCACGGCGCCGTGGTGACCGATACGGTCGATGTCGCCCAGCACGCCGACCTCAAGATCGGCGTCGTGCCGGTGATCAATGTCGAATGGATCCAGAAGCTCCATCGCGATCGCGCCGCCCGCGGCTATAGCACCGAGGCGGTGACCGACACCATTTTGCGGCGCATGCCCGATTACGTTCACTACATCTGTCCGCAGTTCACCCGCACCGATGTGAATTTCCAGCGCGTGCCCTTGGTCGACACCTCCAATCCCTTCGTCGCCCGCCATGTGCCCTCGGCCGATGAAAGCTTCGTCGTCATCCGCTTCCGCGACCCCAAGGGCATCGATTTTCCCTATCTGCTCAACATGCTCAACGACAGCTTCATGTCGCGCCCCAACACCATCGTCGTACCGGGCGGCAAGATGGAACTGTCGATGCAACTGATCTTCACCCCCTTCATCTGGCGGTTCATGGACAAGCGGGCCCGCGCCCTCGGGCGCTGACGCCCAAGTCCTGTCAAGAAAACCGCCCAACAAAACCACAAGGATCCCGGGAGAGTTTCCGATGACCGTCACCACCGCCGCCCCGCCGCCCCGCGCCGACCACGGTGATCCCCAGATCGCCGAACGGGCGGCCACCGCCATTCGCATGCTTGCCGCCGATGCCGTGGAAAAGGCCAAATCCGGCCATCCCGGCGCGCCGCTGGGCATGGCCGATATCGCGGTGGCGCTATGGGGCGTCAACGGTGGCGGCGTGGTCCATCACAATCCGGCCAATCCCTCCTGGCCCGACCGCGACCGGGTGGTGCTGTCGAACGGCCATGCCTCGATGCTGCTCTACGCCCTGCTCCATCTGACCGGCTATGACCTGAGCGCCGCCGATCTGGCCGCCTTCCGCCAGTTCGGCAGCCGCACCCCGGGCCATCCCGAGGTCGACCAGACCCCGGGGGTTGAAACCACCACCGGGCCGCTCGGCCAGGGGCTGGCCAATGGCGTCGGCTTCGCCTTGGCCGAGAAGATTTTGGCCGAGACCTTCAATCGTCCCGACCATGCCATCGTCGACCATCACACCTGGGTGCTGCTTGGCGATGGCTGCCTGATGGAAGGGATCAGCCACGAGGTCGCGTCCCTGGCCGGTCGCCTGGGCCTGGGCAAGCTGATCTGCCTTTATGACGACAACGGCATCTCGATCGATGGCGCGGTCGAGGGCTGGTTCAGCGACGATACTCCGGCGCGCTTCCGCGCCTATGGCTGGCAGGTGATCGAAGGCGTCGACGGCCACGAGATCTCGGCCGTGTCCCTCGCCCTGACCGAGGCCAAGGCCGACGCCCTGCGCCCCACCCTGATCTGCTGCCGCACGGTGATCGGCCAGGGCGCGCCGACCAAGGCCGGCGGCCACGATGTCCACGGCGCGCCGCTGGGCGCGGCCGAAATCGCCGCCATGCGCGAAAGCCTGAACTGGCCCTATGCGCCCTTCGAGGTGCCCGAGGATATCCGCGCCGCCTGTGACGCCCGCCCGGCCGGCGCGGCGCTGGAAGCGGCATGGCGCGCACGCTTCGCGGCTTACCAAAGCGCCTATCCCGAGCTTGCCGCCGAGTTCGAGCGGCGGCTGGCGAGCACCTTCCCCGCCGATTTCGCCCAGACCGAAGAGGCGCTGTTTGCCGATCTGATCGCCGCGGGAACCGTCGCCAGCCGCAAGGCCAGCCAGCTCGCCATCCGCCGGCTGGCCCCGGCCCTGCCCGAGCTGCTGGGCGCCTCGGCCGATCTCACCGGGTCGAACCTCACCGACTGGCCGGGGGCGGCGCGCATCAACGACGGTCCGGCCGGGCGCTATCTGTCGGCGGGCGTGCGCGAGTTCGGCATGGCCGCCGTTCTCAACGGCATGGCCTTGCATGGCGGCTTCATTCCCTTTGGCGGCACCTTCCTGGTGTTTTCCGATTATTCGCGCAACGCCATTCGTCTGGCCGCCCTGATGCGCCGGAGGGTCATCCATATTCTCACCCATGATTCCATCGGCCTGGGCGAGGATGGGCCGACCCATCAGCCGGTCGAACACGCCGCCTCGCTGCGCCTGATCCCCAATCTGGCCGTCTGGCGCCCCGGCGACGCCTTTGAAACCGCTGTCGCCTGGAGCGCCGCGCTTCGCCGCGCCGATGGCCCCTCGGCCCTGTTGCTCTCGCGCCAGAACCTGCCGGCCCAAAGCTTTGACGGCGACCGCCGGGCGGCGGCGTCGCGCGGCGGCTATACGCTGTCGGCCCGTCCCCAGCCGCGCGCCATCATCCTGGCCAGCGGCTCCGAGCTGGGCCTCGCCACCGCCGCCCAGGCGCTGCTCGATGGCGAAGGGATCGCGGTGAACGTGGTGTCGGTTCCCTGTCTCGAGCTGTTTTTGTCCCAGCCCAAGGACTGGATCGACGCGGTTCTGCCGCCCGACCTGCCCCGTCTGGCCGTCGAAGCCGCCCATCCCGATCCCTGGTGGAAGGTGGTCGGCCTTGAAGGCGCGGTCATCGGCATGGACCGCTTCGGCGAATCCGCCCCGGCGCCCGAGTTGTTCGCCCATTTCGGCTTCACCCCGGCGGCGGTCGCCGCCCGGCTGCGCGACTTGCTCGCGAAATAGCCGCCCCTTTCGGACCCAATCACTCGCGGTGGCGCTGCGGGTCATCCCCTCGACGCGCACCAAGACCCACCGCAACCTTACCCCCCCAGGCCTCTCGCCCAGGGGGGTTCTTTTTTTTTAAAAAAGGAGTCCCATCTAAAACGAAGCCTTCGGTTGAATAGATGGACAGAATAGTAACGCCCCTTCAATCGATCTCGAAGACCCGGTGCTAAGGAGAAAGCCGATGGATGAGACACCGCCGAGAAACGGCATGTGGTCCACCTCCGGCCGAAGCCAGGGATCTTTCATCTGGGACGGGCTTTCATGATCCCTTCGACGACAGATGACGCGAGGCCGGACCTCCCCTCGGATCAGGCGGAGCGCCATCCCGAGGGAGGGGCCGATTTCGAGGCGATTTTCAGGGCGCTTCCGGGCCCCCATCTGATTCTGGACGCGGACTTGAAGATCGCCGCCGTCAATGACGCCTACCTTCAGGCGACGCTGACCCGTCGCGGCGAGATCCTTGGCCGGGGCATATTCGAGGTCTTTCCCGACAACCCCAATGATCCGGTCAGCGAGGGCGTGCGCAATCTGCGGGCCTCGCTCCTGCGCGTCCTGTCAAGCCGGACCCAGGATGTGATGTCCATTCAGAAGTATGACGTGCGCAAGCCGGGCGGCGGGGCGGGCGACTTCGAGCTGCGCTATTGGAGTCCGATCAATACCCCCGTGCTTGGCGCCGATGGCGCGGTCGTCTACATCGTTCACTATGCCCAGGATCTAACCGAATACTATGCTTCCTCCGGGCAACAGGATTTCGCCGAGGGCGGGAAGGACGACATCGTCCGGCAGATGGAAGCGGAAATCTTTCAGCGCTCCAAAGAAGTCGCCAAATCAAACCTGAAATTGAAGGAAGCCAATTCAGAACTGGCGATCCTTTACGAAAAAACCCGCGAACTCGATGATATCAAAACCCAGTTCTTCGCCAACGTCAGCCACGAGCTGCGCACCCCGCTGACCTTGATCCTCGGGCCGGTCACCAGCCGTCAGGAGGACCCGACGCTCGCCCCGGCCGAAAAGCGGGTGCTTGATATGGTGGCGCGCAATGCCCGACTGCTGCTCCGCCACGTCAACGACCTGCTTGATATCGCTAAACTCGAAGCCGGGCAGATGCGGATGCAATATGTCCGCACCGATGTGACCCGGCTCTGCCGCTTCGCCCTGTCGCACTTCGACTCGTTGGCCGAGGAACGGGCCATCGCCTTCACCCTGGAGGCGCCCGCCGTCCTTTGGGCCGAGATCGATCCGGAAAAGTTCCGGCGGGTCCTGCTCAACCTTCTGTCCAACGCCTTCAAATTCACCCCCAACCAGGGGGAGATCACCGTGTCGCTGATCGATCGCGGCGATGATGTGATCTTGCGGGTGAGCGACAACGGGCCGGGGATTCCCGAAAGCATGTGGACCGCCGTGTTCGAGCGCTTCCGCCAAGTCGATGGCGGCAGCGACCGCCGCCATGGCGGAACCGGGCTTGGTCTGGCCATCGTCAGGGAATTCGTCGATCTCCACGGCGGCGAGGTGAGCATCGGGCAGGCCTCGGAAGGCGGGGCGGCGTTCACCGTCGTCCTGCCCAAAAAGGCCCCGCCCGACGTCGCGGTCTATCCCGAAATCGGCGACACCCTGGCCGAAGGCCCGGGGTTCTATCGTGACATCGATAAGGGGCTTGAGGGCGAGGACCGCCTGACGGACCTCGCCCCGTCTGCCGCCGCCAGCGGGCCCGCCAGCGGGCCCGCTGGCGGCGTCGGCATCAACGCCCCGCTCGTTCTTGTCGTGGAGGACAACCCCGACATGAACGCCTTTGTCAGCGAGATCGTCGCTGGACACTATCGGGTGATCTCGGCCTTCGACGGCCAGGAGGGGCTGGAGAAGGCCCACGAAACCCTGCCCGATCTGATCATCAGCGATGTCATGATGCCAAGGATGAGCGGCGAGACCATGGCCGACACCCTGCGTCAGGATGGTCTGACCAGCGATATTCCGATCATCATGCTCACCGCCAAAGCCGATGAGGCCATGCGCGCGCGCATGCTGCGCGGCGTGGTGCAGGACTATCTGTTCAAACCGTTTTCCCGCCTGGAACTGCTGGCCCGCGCCGATGGGCTGATCGCCGACCACCGCCGCAAGCAGATGGTATTGCGCGAGAGCGAAGCCCGCTTCCGCGCCACCTTCGAACAAGCCGCCGTCGGCATCGCCCATCTCGATCCCGATGGCCATTGGCTGCGGGTGAACCACAAGCTCTGCGATATCGTCGGCTATCCCCCCGACGAGTTGCTCACGCTCAGCTTCCAAGACATCACCCATCCCGATGACCTGCGGGCCGATCTTCGCCAGATGGAGGCCCTGCTCGCCGGCCAGATCGACACCTATACCATCGAAAAGCGCTACATCCGCAAAACGGGGGAAAGCCTGTGGATCAACCTGACCGTCTCCCTGGTGCGCGACATCCATAACGCCCCGGCCTATTTCATCTCGGTGGTCGAAAACATCCAAAGCCGCAAGGAGGCCGAACTTCAGTTGCTGCTGGCCTCGGCGGTGTTTTCCAACAGCATGGAGGGGATCTTCGTCACCGACCTCAAAGGTTCGATCCTGGCGGTCAATCCGGCCTTCAGCCAGATCACCCTCTATGAAGCCGCCGAGGTTCTGGGGCGCAACGCCCGCATCTTGCAATCGGGTCGCCAAAACCGCGAGTTCTATGTCGCCTTGTGGCAAGACGTCCTGACCATCGGATCCTGGCGCGGGGAAATCTGGAACCGCCGCCGCGATGGCGAGGTTTTCCCCGAATGGCTCAGCATCAGCTCGGTGCGCAACCATCAGGGCGAAGTCACCAATTACATCGGCATTTTCTCCGATCTGTCGCGGATCAAGCATTCCGAAGCCAAATTCCACCACCTCGCCCACCACGATCCGCTAACCGGCCTGCCTAACCGCCTGCTGTTGCGCAGCCGCCTCGATCACGCGATCGAACGGGCGCGGCGCACCGGCGGGCGGTGCGCCGTGTTGTTTCTCGACCTTGACCGCTTCAAGATGATCAACGACAGCCTGGGTCACCGGGCAGGTGATACCTTGCTGCGCACCCTGGGGGCGCGCCTGACCGCCTGCCTGGGCGATACCGGCACCCTCGCCCGCCTGGGCGGCGATGAATTCGTCGCGGTGATTGAAGACATCGATGGCATCCCGGCCGTCGGCACGATCGCCCTCACCATGCTCGAGCGCCTGCGCGAACCCTGCCGGTTGAGCGAAGGCCCCGAGGTTTGCATCGGCGGCAGCGTTGGCATCAGCCTATTCCCCGAAGACGGCGACAACCCCGATACCTTGCTCCAACATGCCGATACCGCGCTGGGCCAGGTCAAAGGCGCCGGAGGGGGGGCTTATGGATTTTACACCCGGACCTTGACCGAACGGATCTCCGCCCGCCTTGGCCTGGAGGCCGGATTGCGCCACGCCTTGGAACAGGGGGATTTTCTCCTCCACTACCAACCCTTGATCGCGCTGGGGACCGGCGAGGTCGAAGGGGTGGAGGCGCTGGTCCGCTGGGCGGGCGGCGACGGCCTGCTTATTCCCCCCGACCGCTTTATTCCCCTGGCCGAAGACACCGGGTTGATCGTTCCCTTGGGCGAATGGGTGCTCGGGGAAGCCTGCCGAACCATGCAGCGCTGGCGCAGCCAGGGCATGCCCCTGACGGTGCTGGCCGTCAATCTGTCACCCCGCCAGTTCCGCGACCACGCCATTCCCGCCCTGGTCCGCCGGGTCCTTGAACAAACCGGCTTGCCGGCCAGCGTCCTTGAGCTGGAAATCACCGAAAGCGCCATCATGGAACAAGGTGCCGCCGCCGAGGCCCAGATGACCGGGCTTAAGCACTTGGGCGTGCGGCTGGCGATCGATGATTTCGGCACCGGCTATTCGTCGCTGGCCAACCTCCGCCGCTTCCCCATCGATAAGATCAAGATCGACCAAAGCTTCGTGCGCGATATCCCGCGCGATGCCGCCGCCGAAGAGATCACCGCGACGATCATCGCCATGGGGCGCACGCTCAAGCTCCATGTCCTGGCCGAAGGGGTGGAAACCACCGATCAGCTTGATTTCCTGTCGCGCAAGCAATGCGACAGCGCCCAGGGCTATCTGTTCAGCCGGCCGATCACCGCCGCCGCCCTGGAAAAGTGGCTCGCCCTACGCTGAGCCCGGATTGCCCGGCTTGCCCGGGGGCCACGAAGGGACTAAACGGAAAAGCGCGGGGAAAACAGCCCCGTCCCGCCCCCTCTCCCCCGGAGACACCAGCCTTGACCACCCTGACCATCCGCCCGGCGCGGCCCGATGACGACGCCTTGGCCATTCAAGCGATCTATGCGCCCTATGTCCTGACCAGCACGGCGACCTTTGAAAACGTCCCCCCCAGTGTCGATGACATGGCCGGCCGCCTGCGCACCCTGGTCGAGGGTGGCTATCCGGTGCTGGTGGCCGAGGAAAGCGGCGAAGGCGCTCCGCCCAGGATCGTCGGCTATGCCTATGCCGGCCCCTATCACAAGCGCCCGGCCTATCGCGCGACGCTGGAGAATTCGATCTATGTCGATAGCCAGTGCCGGCGGGGCGGCGTCGGCGCGGCGTTGATGACCCGGCTGCTGGCCGAGGCCGCCGAGCGCGGCTTCCGTCAGGTGATCGCCGTCATCGGCGATGCCGACAATACTGCCTCGCGCCAGTTTCACCTGCGCCAGGGCTTCCGCGAGGCCGGGATGATCGCCGCCGTCGGCTGGAAATTCGGGCGCTGGCTTGATGTGTTCTATTACCAGATCACCCTGGGCGCCGGA
The DNA window shown above is from Rhodospirillum rubrum ATCC 11170 and carries:
- a CDS encoding phosphoribulokinase, with the translated sequence MSVKHPIIAITGSSGAGTTSVTRTFEQIFRREGVNAAVVEGDSFHRNDRKAMKIAMAEAQKAGNANFSHFGPEANLFEELETLFRTYGETGGGRRRLYLHNDEEAAPFAQEPGTFTPWEDLPESDLLFYEGLHGAVVTDTVDVAQHADLKIGVVPVINVEWIQKLHRDRAARGYSTEAVTDTILRRMPDYVHYICPQFTRTDVNFQRVPLVDTSNPFVARHVPSADESFVVIRFRDPKGIDFPYLLNMLNDSFMSRPNTIVVPGGKMELSMQLIFTPFIWRFMDKRARALGR
- the tkt gene encoding transketolase, translated to MTVTTAAPPPRADHGDPQIAERAATAIRMLAADAVEKAKSGHPGAPLGMADIAVALWGVNGGGVVHHNPANPSWPDRDRVVLSNGHASMLLYALLHLTGYDLSAADLAAFRQFGSRTPGHPEVDQTPGVETTTGPLGQGLANGVGFALAEKILAETFNRPDHAIVDHHTWVLLGDGCLMEGISHEVASLAGRLGLGKLICLYDDNGISIDGAVEGWFSDDTPARFRAYGWQVIEGVDGHEISAVSLALTEAKADALRPTLICCRTVIGQGAPTKAGGHDVHGAPLGAAEIAAMRESLNWPYAPFEVPEDIRAACDARPAGAALEAAWRARFAAYQSAYPELAAEFERRLASTFPADFAQTEEALFADLIAAGTVASRKASQLAIRRLAPALPELLGASADLTGSNLTDWPGAARINDGPAGRYLSAGVREFGMAAVLNGMALHGGFIPFGGTFLVFSDYSRNAIRLAALMRRRVIHILTHDSIGLGEDGPTHQPVEHAASLRLIPNLAVWRPGDAFETAVAWSAALRRADGPSALLLSRQNLPAQSFDGDRRAAASRGGYTLSARPQPRAIILASGSELGLATAAQALLDGEGIAVNVVSVPCLELFLSQPKDWIDAVLPPDLPRLAVEAAHPDPWWKVVGLEGAVIGMDRFGESAPAPELFAHFGFTPAAVAARLRDLLAK